The genomic DNA TGTGGGCCCCGCTGGCCCGCGCCTGGGACGCCGACCTGGTGGAGGCAGTGGTGGCGGTGGATTTTGGCCGCTTCATTACCGACCTGGCCTACCGGGCCGAGGTGCTGCGCGGTGTGGGCATGGTAGGTTTTGGCGAGGTGGTGTACCCGCTGCACGTGCGCGAAGCGGCCGTCGAAAACTTCATCCGCTTTATGCGGGCACCGGTGCGGGTGGCCAGCCAGGGCGAGCACCGCACCGGGCCGTGGTTTGAGGTGCTTGACGCGGGCTACACGCGGCGGCTGCCTACCACGCGCGCGGTGCTGTTTGAGTACGACCGCAACCGCGAGTTCTTCGAAAACTGGCGGGCGGGCGGGGGGCTTTCTTCCCTAGAATTATCCGCCGCCGAGCCCCCTACCCCCCTGCGCCTGCCCGATGCCGTGCTGGCCGCCGGCGCGGCCGAGGCCGCCACCAATGGCCCCTACGTGGTGCTGTTTCCGGGGGCCAGCGCCCGGCAGAAGCGCTGGCCGGCCGGCCACTTCGCGCAGTTGGCCGGCGCGCTGCACCAGCGCTATGGTAGCTACTACCGGCTGGTGCTGGCCGGCAGCCCCACCGATGCCGCCGATGCCACGCGTATTAGTAAGGCGGCCGGCCCGGCCGTACCGCTCGATAATCGCTGTGGGCAAACCAACCTGCCCGGCCTGGCCGCGCTGGTGGCCGGTGCCCACCTGCTGATTAGCAACGATACCGTGGCCGCCCACCTCGCCGCGCAGGCCGGCACGCCCTGCCTGGTGCTGCTGATGGGCGAGAATTACGGCAAGTTTTTCCCCTACCCCCCCCATTTACTGCAAGCGCCCTGCCGCTGCCTGTTTCCGCCCAGCCAGGAGGCCCGCTTCGCGCGAGGCGACTTTACGCCGCCAGCCACTGACCCCGATATGGGCCAGATTGCCCCGACGCGGGTGATGTTCGCAGTTGGTGAAATGATGAGGTGGTGAGATGGTGAGTGGTGAGAGAACGTCATCTCACCTCCATCGTACCTTTGCGAGCTTATGACTCCCCAAACCGTTGCCTTTTATACGCTGGGCTGCAAGCTCAACTTTTCTGAATCGTCGGCCCTGGGCCGGCAGTTTGAGGAGCGCGGCGTGCGCCGCGTCGAGTTTGAGCAGGGCGCCGATGTGTACGTCGTGAATACCTGCTCCGTCACTGACCACGCCGACCGCAAGTGCCGGCGGGTGGTGCAGCAGGCGCTCAAGCACAATCCCAAGGCCTTTGTGGCCATCGTGGGCTGCTATGCGCAGCTCAAGCCGCAGGAAATTGCCAGCATTCCGGGCGTGGGCGCGGTGCTGGGCGCGGCCGAGAAGTTTCGGCTGGCCGAGATTCTGACCGAGCTGGAACTCCCTACCCCCGGCGCGGCGGCCGGGCCGGGCCGAGTGTTCGCCTCGCCTATTAGCGAGGCGCACGAGTTTCATCCGGCGCAGTCGCTGGGCGAGCGTACGCGCACGTTTTTGAAGGTGCAGGATGGCTGCGACTATTCGTGCTCGTTCTGCACCATTCCGCTGGCGCGGGGCGCGAGCCGCTCGGGCAGCGTGGCCTCGGTGGTGGCGCGGGTGGAGGCATTGGCCGCGCAGGGCGTGCGGGAAATCGTGCTCACGGGCGTTAATCTCGGCGATTTTGGCGTGCAAGGCCCCGAGCGCGAGCGGCGCGAAAACTTCACCCAGCTGGTAGAAGCCCTGGACCAGGTAGCGGGCATTCGGCGCTACCGCATCAGCTCGTGCGAGCCCAATTTGCTCACCGACGAGATTATTCAGACTGTGGCGGCCTCGCGGCGCTTCATGCCGCACTTTCACTTGCCGCTGCAAAGCGGTTCCGATAAGATTCTGGGCCTGATGCGCCGCCGCTACCGCCGCGCCCTCTACGCCGAGCGCGTGGCCCGCATCAAGGAGCTGATGCCGCACGCCGGCATTGGGGTGGATGTGATTGTGGGCTTTCCGGGCGAAACGGAGGCCGACTTTCTGGAAACCTACCAGTTTCTCAACGAGCTGCCCGTCAGCTACCTGCACGTGTTTCCGTATTCGGAGCGGGCCAATACGCTGGCTCCTACCCTGCCCGGCCGGGTGCCCGAGCGCGTGCGCTCCGAGCGCACCACCCAGCTGCGCAGCCTGTCAGAAAAGAAGAAGCGCGCCTTCTACGAGCAGCACGTGGGCCTCGAAACCGAAGTGCTTTTCGAAGACGACGTGACCGCTGGCCGGGTCGAAGGCTACACGCCCAACTACATCCGCGTGGCCGCTAAGTACGACCCGCTGCTGGTGGGCGAAATCCGGCCACTACGCCTCACCCAGGTAAACGCGCTGGGCCTGATGGAAGCGGAGGAAACCGGAATCACGGATTACGCGGATTTTAACCGGATTTCACGGATTTTGTAGACGACCTTATCGGTCCTTACTTAAACTGGTCGAATTGAAAAGGGACGCTTGGGTAGGCGGCCCTTTTTACGTCCACAAAATCCGTGAAATCCGCTAAAATCCGCGTAATCCGTGATTTAGATGGCCCGTTGCAGCACGGCTACCAGCTGTTGCATCAGGGCCTGCTGCTCCAGCAGGTGCTGGTTGCGCTGCTCGGCCAGGGCCAGCTGGTGCTGGAGGTATTGAGTTTGCAGCGCGGCCGTGAGGTAGGCGGGGTCGGGTGAGGGAGGTAGGGCCACATGCGGCGCGGGCGGCGTGGCAGCCAGCGAGGGGGGTAGGGCTGCGGGCAGCGTGGCGGCCGGCGGGGGGGGTAGGGCCGCAACCGGGGCAGAGAAGCTGGGCACCGGCGGAGCGGTGGCCGACACCCCGGCCGGCTCGGGGGCGTGGACGGCTTGCGCAGCTGCCAAAGCCACCGTGGCAGCCACATCGGCGGGCTGCAACAGTGAAGCGGGGCCAGCAACATGGCGGCGCGGCGGGCGTGCTAGCTCGGCCAGGTCGATGGGTTCAAAAGCGGACGCCGACGGGGCGGCGGGGGCTTCCTGAGCGGGCAGGGCAGGCGCATCGGAATCGAGTAGCATGGTGCCTTCGCCCATCAGTAGCCAGTCTTTCGACACATTTGGATAAGTCTCGAATACCTTGCACAGCAGGTCGTAACCGGGCTTATTGCGCTCATCAACCAAGTGCTGAATAACCGTAGCCGTCTTGTCCAGCGACTGCGCAAAGGCGTTTTTACTCAGTCCAAGGTGCTGAATAAGTTGGGTAAAGCGTTGGCCAATGGAAGCAGGGGTAGGCATTTGCACAAATGAAAAGTTGCACAAATGTAAAAGCTCCGACTGACTTACGTCAACCGGAGCTTTTACAGCGTTCACTACATCAATCCGCGAAATCCACCCAATCAGCGAAAATCCGCGATTTATTCGTAGCGCAAACTGTCAATCGGGTCCAAGGCTGCCGCCTTGCCGGCTGGGTACGAGCCCGCTAGCAGGCCCACCGTAATACAAATGGTGAGCCCTACCCCCACCCACAGCCACGGCACCAGAAACGACTTGCTGCCCGCCAGCACGGCCACTGCGTTGCCGGCCCCAATGCCCAGCAGGATGCCGAACGTGCCGCCCAGCACGCAAATGACAATGGCCTCCAGCAAAAATTGCAGCCTTATTTGCCGGGCGGTAGCACCCAGCGCCTTGCGAATCCCGATTTCGCGGGTGCGCTCCGTCACCGACACCAGCATGATATTCATGAGGGCGATGCTGGCCCCGAGCAGCGCCAAAAAGGCGATGGAGCCGCCCGCCAGGCGCATCTTGCCGCTGAGCGAATCGAGGGTGCCGCTGAGCGAGTCGGGGCTTTCGAGGTCGAAGGAATCTTCCTGGCCCAGGCGGTCGTGGCGCACGGCGCGCATCACGCCGGTGGCCTGGCTTTGCAGAAAACCCAGCCCGGCAGCGTTAGCAGTGGCCGTTTTCACGTCGTAGGTGAGCGCACCCTGGCGGGGCAGCTGGTTGCCGGTTTCGAGGGGCACCAGCAGCAGGCGGTCGGCGCCGGAGCCGCCCATCGTGCTGCCGCTTTTTTCGAGCAGGCCCACCACCCGGAAGCGCTGGCCCAACGCATATATATACTGGCCCACGGGGTTAAGCTGCGGGAAGAGCTTGTCTTTCATCTCACTCCCGATAATGGCCACGTGGGCCCCGGTATTGAGCTCAGCGGGCGAAAAAGTGCGGCCCTGAGTTAGCGTGTAGCTCTGGATGTGCAGGTAGTTTTCATCACCGGCCACCACCTGCATGTTGGGGTTGGTTTTCTGGCCGTTGGCCTTGATTTCGGCACTGCCGCTGATGGAGGCCGACACGCCTACCACGGCGGCCGGCTCGCGGCGGGCCAGCTCTTTCTTGTATAAAGTGGCCTGCAAGTAGCTGAGCGCCGGGTACTGCTTGCCCTGCACGCCGCCCCGCCGGAAGCGGTTGCCATAACCTTTGGCCTTGATTTCGAAGGCATTAGCGCCCAGGCTGGCGAAGGTGTCGCCGAGCGAGCTGCGCATGGCGTCGATGGCCGTGAGGATGCCCACCAGGGCCATCAGCCCAATGCTCACGATGAGGGCCGTGAGAATGGTGCGCAGCAAGTTGCCACTGATGGAGCGCAGGGCCTCGCGAATATTTTCCAGGTAACTCATAAAAATCGCGGATTGACGCGGATGGGGCGGATTTCGCCGATTCGGACGGCGTGAGGGGGGTAGGGCGGCCAGCCGGTCCCGAATGTGGCGGCCGGCCCGTACCTTGAACTACGGTTGCAGCCGGCCCGTTGGGTAGGCAGCTCTTAGTCCTCAAAAGTATGTTCTTAAAGCGTTTTGTCCTGCTGCTGGTCCTGCTGGCCCCTACCCTGGCGGCCCGCGCCAACCATATTTTCATCCCGATGGATGATACCCAGAAGGAATGCCTCAAAGCTTACGGCCTGTGCTACTGGGCGTTGAGCAAGCAAATTGAGATTGATTGGCTGCTGAATTACCGCGGCGGCTCGTTTGCCTGCGAATCGCAGCCGGCCCTCGAAAATGAGCTGAACGTGCGCGGCATCACGTTCCAGACCATCTCGGAGGCGCAGTACACCAGCATTTTGCAGCAGATAGCCGACCCCAATGCCAATATGGACGTGATGAAGCTGGAAAAAGTCCCCAAAATTGCGGTGTACACGCCCAAGGGCAAGCAGCCCTGGGACGATGCCGTGACGATGGTGCTGACCTACGCCGAGATTCCGTACGATAAAATTTACGACGATGAAGTACTGAGCGGCGTGCTGCCCAAGTACGACTGGCTGCACCTGCACCACGAAGATTTCACGGGCGAGTATGGCAAGTTTTACAGCGCCTACCGCTACTACCCCTGGTACCAGCAGCAGGTGCGCGATGCCGAAGCGGCCGCCAAGCGCAATAACTTCAAGAAAGTGAGCGAGATGAAGGCCGCCGAGGTCGTGAAGATGCAGGAATTTATCGCGGGCGGCGGGTTTATGTTTGCCATGTGCTCGGCCACCGATAGCTACGACATTGCGCTGGCCGGCCTGGGCGTGGACATGGTGGGGCCGATGTACGACGGTGACCCCGCCGACCCCAACGCCCAAAGCAAGCTCAACTTCAACCGCACGCTGGCTTTTCAGAATTTTCACCTGAAGACGAACCCGCTGGAGTACGAATATTCCGACATCGACATGCAGCCGCAGGAGCGCGGTTTATACGAGCAAAACGATTATTTTCAGCTCTTTACCTTCTCGGCCAAGTACGACCCGGTGCCGACCATGCTGACCCAGGACCACGAGCGGACCATTCACGGCTTCATGGGCCAAACCACGGCGTTCCGCAAAAGTCTCATCAAGCCCGACGTCGTTATCATGGGCGAAACCAAGCAGGATGGGGAGGTGCGCTACATGCACGGCACCCTCGGCAAAGGCACCTGGACTTTTTACGGCGGCCACGACCCGGAGGACTACCAGCACCTGGTGGGCGAAGAGCCGACCGACCTCTCGCTGCATCCCAATTCGCCGGGTTATCGCCTCATTCTGAACAACGTACTATTTCCGGCGGCCAAGAAGAAGAAGCAGAAAACCTAAACCCGGCTGGCTACTGCTCCCTACCCCCCTCCCTCCCGCTGGCGTTGTCAGCGGGAGTTTTTTTGTGAATAGGCTGCCATTTTACCAATCTAAGAGCCAGAAAATTATCAATAAAATACCATAATTATTTTAAATGTACAATTTTGTAAATTACATGGTTATCTTCGCGGCAGTACTATCCGCGTCCTACCCCTATTCCATTACGTTATGCGAGTTTTTACTACCCTGCTCGGCTGGGGCTGGGGCCTGGCCGCCGTGCTGAGCGCCGCGTCGGCGCGGGCTCAGGTTGACAGCGTGCGGGCCAGCACGCTGCCCGGCCGGCAAGTAGCCGAGAAGGCGTACAATGCCGGCCTGGCGTTTTTCACGGCCCAAAACTACCCGGCGGCGCTGGCCAGCTTCGACCAGGCCGTGACAACCAAGGCCGATTTTGCGCCCGCCTACGCCAATCGCGCCGCTACTCAGCTGGCCCTCAGGAACTACCCGGCCGCCGTGGCCGACTA from Hymenobacter psoromatis includes the following:
- a CDS encoding tRNA (N(6)-L-threonylcarbamoyladenosine(37)-C(2))-methylthiotransferase MtaB — encoded protein: MTPQTVAFYTLGCKLNFSESSALGRQFEERGVRRVEFEQGADVYVVNTCSVTDHADRKCRRVVQQALKHNPKAFVAIVGCYAQLKPQEIASIPGVGAVLGAAEKFRLAEILTELELPTPGAAAGPGRVFASPISEAHEFHPAQSLGERTRTFLKVQDGCDYSCSFCTIPLARGASRSGSVASVVARVEALAAQGVREIVLTGVNLGDFGVQGPERERRENFTQLVEALDQVAGIRRYRISSCEPNLLTDEIIQTVAASRRFMPHFHLPLQSGSDKILGLMRRRYRRALYAERVARIKELMPHAGIGVDVIVGFPGETEADFLETYQFLNELPVSYLHVFPYSERANTLAPTLPGRVPERVRSERTTQLRSLSEKKKRAFYEQHVGLETEVLFEDDVTAGRVEGYTPNYIRVAAKYDPLLVGEIRPLRLTQVNALGLMEAEETGITDYADFNRISRIL
- a CDS encoding ABC transporter, yielding MSYLENIREALRSISGNLLRTILTALIVSIGLMALVGILTAIDAMRSSLGDTFASLGANAFEIKAKGYGNRFRRGGVQGKQYPALSYLQATLYKKELARREPAAVVGVSASISGSAEIKANGQKTNPNMQVVAGDENYLHIQSYTLTQGRTFSPAELNTGAHVAIIGSEMKDKLFPQLNPVGQYIYALGQRFRVVGLLEKSGSTMGGSGADRLLLVPLETGNQLPRQGALTYDVKTATANAAGLGFLQSQATGVMRAVRHDRLGQEDSFDLESPDSLSGTLDSLSGKMRLAGGSIAFLALLGASIALMNIMLVSVTERTREIGIRKALGATARQIRLQFLLEAIVICVLGGTFGILLGIGAGNAVAVLAGSKSFLVPWLWVGVGLTICITVGLLAGSYPAGKAAALDPIDSLRYE
- a CDS encoding asparagine synthetase B — its product is MFLKRFVLLLVLLAPTLAARANHIFIPMDDTQKECLKAYGLCYWALSKQIEIDWLLNYRGGSFACESQPALENELNVRGITFQTISEAQYTSILQQIADPNANMDVMKLEKVPKIAVYTPKGKQPWDDAVTMVLTYAEIPYDKIYDDEVLSGVLPKYDWLHLHHEDFTGEYGKFYSAYRYYPWYQQQVRDAEAAAKRNNFKKVSEMKAAEVVKMQEFIAGGGFMFAMCSATDSYDIALAGLGVDMVGPMYDGDPADPNAQSKLNFNRTLAFQNFHLKTNPLEYEYSDIDMQPQERGLYEQNDYFQLFTFSAKYDPVPTMLTQDHERTIHGFMGQTTAFRKSLIKPDVVIMGETKQDGEVRYMHGTLGKGTWTFYGGHDPEDYQHLVGEEPTDLSLHPNSPGYRLILNNVLFPAAKKKKQKT